From Fluviispira vulneris, a single genomic window includes:
- a CDS encoding glycosyl hydrolase family 18 protein: protein MKKILISSFVSLSLITHANAHLIMSYVEVNSNQLSNVGCFVRSDNAQPFIHMTSIFAANINGDNPNNPVIYFNPQVKNLLTNEYKQVENLQKMGIKVLITLLGNHQNAGWACMTNMQSKIKFAKDIVQMVNKYKLDGVDIDDEYSNCSPNENSLADLAQLIKADPAFKNKILSKALFSDSFEFSNHKLAKYLDYGWEMTYSSNNFAGRLNPYLSYGMKKEKLLLGSWTQISNFPPSEITQYVVKNNFAGIMIYDITANSQNFLNSLVQTNANNSLAINVLPNCLK, encoded by the coding sequence ATGAAAAAAATTTTAATTTCAAGTTTTGTTTCTTTATCCTTGATAACACATGCCAATGCCCATCTGATAATGTCATATGTCGAAGTGAATTCGAATCAATTGTCCAATGTTGGCTGTTTTGTCCGCTCAGACAATGCCCAGCCTTTTATTCATATGACTTCTATTTTCGCAGCAAATATCAACGGTGATAATCCAAATAATCCCGTAATATATTTCAATCCGCAAGTCAAAAATTTATTAACCAATGAATATAAACAGGTTGAGAACCTACAGAAAATGGGAATAAAAGTTTTAATTACTTTGCTCGGAAACCATCAAAACGCTGGTTGGGCCTGTATGACAAATATGCAAAGTAAGATTAAATTTGCTAAAGACATAGTCCAAATGGTAAATAAATATAAACTTGATGGTGTCGATATTGATGATGAGTATTCCAATTGTTCACCAAATGAAAACTCACTCGCCGACCTTGCTCAGTTGATTAAAGCAGATCCTGCATTCAAAAATAAAATTCTGTCAAAAGCTTTATTTTCAGACTCATTCGAATTTTCAAATCATAAATTGGCAAAATATTTGGACTATGGATGGGAAATGACTTATTCATCGAATAATTTTGCAGGGAGGCTCAACCCTTACTTAAGTTATGGAATGAAAAAAGAAAAATTGCTTTTAGGAAGTTGGACTCAAATAAGCAATTTTCCACCCTCTGAAATCACTCAATATGTAGTAAAGAATAACTTTGCAGGTATCATGATTTATGATATTACGGCCAATTCTCAGAACTTTTTAAATTCTCTTGTTCAAACAAATGCGAATAATTCATTAGCAATAAATGTTTTGCCGAATTGCTTAAAGTAA
- a CDS encoding FkbM family methyltransferase: MSVNYTIIKFIKMPLKLLVTYVVKLAMKVPFYSQKFIRSIIFDNTKNGKILYSNIGNESYLISSNDKVIGKEIFIKGEFELEKFHIALSILKNKNFKAEIIIDIGANIGSICIPAIKRNIFQYAIAFEPEPFNYSLLLANVNLNGLGKRIKTYNCALGAFGKDEALITLSENNYGDHRINYFKNDEYQIEKCESHISIKIEKIDDIITLNEPLNTLIWIDTQGFEGFILKGAEKILRAKPPLVLEFWPQAMEGFSSSYENLKDVVLHSNYEYFYDLEYAEKPIKVSSESLDLLYNELKLNNKFTDLLFV, translated from the coding sequence GTGTCTGTAAATTATACTATAATAAAATTTATAAAAATGCCCTTAAAATTATTGGTTACTTATGTTGTAAAATTAGCAATGAAAGTACCTTTTTATTCTCAAAAATTTATAAGATCCATTATTTTTGATAACACAAAAAATGGAAAAATTTTGTATTCAAATATTGGTAATGAGAGTTATTTGATATCTTCAAATGACAAGGTTATTGGCAAAGAAATATTTATTAAAGGTGAGTTTGAGCTAGAGAAGTTTCATATTGCATTGAGTATACTTAAAAATAAAAATTTTAAAGCAGAGATTATCATAGATATAGGTGCAAATATTGGCTCAATTTGCATACCAGCAATAAAGCGAAATATATTTCAATATGCAATAGCTTTCGAACCTGAACCGTTCAACTATTCTCTTTTATTAGCAAATGTAAATCTGAATGGCTTAGGTAAAAGAATTAAAACGTATAATTGTGCATTAGGGGCTTTCGGTAAAGACGAGGCATTAATCACTCTATCAGAAAATAATTATGGTGATCATCGAATAAATTATTTTAAAAATGACGAATATCAAATTGAAAAATGTGAGAGTCATATTTCGATTAAAATTGAGAAAATAGATGATATTATCACTCTTAATGAGCCATTGAATACTTTAATTTGGATAGATACTCAAGGTTTTGAAGGTTTCATTTTAAAAGGCGCTGAAAAAATTCTGCGGGCAAAACCGCCATTAGTTCTAGAGTTTTGGCCACAAGCAATGGAGGGTTTTAGTTCTTCATATGAAAATCTAAAAGATGTTGTTTTACACTCTAACTATGAATACTTTTATGATTTAGAATATGCTGAGAAGCCAATAAAAGTGAGTTCTGAAAGTCTTGATCTGTTATATAATGAATTGAAATTGAACAATAAATTTACAGATTTATTGTTTGTATAA
- a CDS encoding YceI family protein gives MTKISCFITMSLIISPLLLLNGIANSLQAGNYIIDQKNSKVEFNVKNFGFMNVVGKFNMFKGNVKLTENFLNTKIEGIVETSSIDTDSQSRDKHLKSDDFFDVEKYPNMKFVGKSITGDQNNFKVTGDLTIKGITKTVTFSGIKKDNKDNFQISCVINRKEFNIKYGSFISDEVQIILNLNPDKS, from the coding sequence ATGACAAAAATTAGCTGCTTCATCACTATGTCTTTAATTATCTCTCCTTTATTACTTTTAAATGGTATTGCAAATTCACTGCAAGCAGGAAATTACATTATTGATCAAAAGAACTCTAAAGTAGAGTTTAATGTTAAAAATTTTGGCTTTATGAATGTAGTTGGAAAATTTAATATGTTCAAAGGCAATGTTAAATTGACCGAGAATTTTTTAAATACGAAAATTGAAGGCATAGTAGAAACAAGTTCTATTGACACAGACAGCCAATCCAGAGATAAGCATTTGAAAAGTGATGATTTCTTTGATGTTGAAAAATACCCCAATATGAAATTTGTTGGTAAAAGTATAACAGGGGATCAAAATAATTTCAAAGTTACAGGAGATCTCACTATAAAAGGAATCACGAAGACAGTAACTTTTTCTGGTATAAAAAAAGATAATAAAGATAATTTTCAAATCTCTTGTGTCATAAATAGGAAAGAATTTAATATAAAATATGGTTCATTTATTTCTGATGAAGTGCAAATTATTTTAAATTTAAACCCAGATAAAAGCTGA
- a CDS encoding extracellular solute-binding protein, with product MIHKIIIKRIYEINIILILIVSSLLINEDFAFSVNKAVTFSTSEQEPYIGSKLENNGYAASIVSEAYRRMGYKVKFEIYPFVRAKFLAENGKVDGLIPSNCDKTSEKNFSFSDPFPGNKLVILKKKSFKIDVNINPNSLKETLKKLNKYSFGVIRGTSISPEFDSANFINKQESVNEIQLIDKLMHDRIDFAVLDKFTVADLIAKERPNYIGKIDVLKPEIAKNPFHIAFSKKNPGYKKLQIDFNRGLKLIANDGTLEKIMQDFGFFTNKKSKDGKIKITIGAVSNYQMLLMKELSKEYEKQNPHVELEWRIMDEVTFRQRILSDFLIGDGQFDAFTIGIFESSLWPKAGWLVPITNLPASYKIDDMLKTIRSALTYKNKLYALPFYGESSITFYRKDLFQKAGLTMPNNPTYNDILKFLPHLHDAKNGVYGVCFRGALGWGANVAPFNTMLNSAGGRWFDEKWNPTIDTPEWQRAVQLYKDLITKYGPPDPWKYSFNEAFDLFENGKCAIWIEATSQAERVANPKTSKVYKDVGYVNAPYDVTPKGSYWLWIWSLAMPVSSKYQAEAVKFITWATSPEYNELVVKTNGWLSVSPGTRTSTYKNKEYLKVAPFAPITLQTIESANQYEQTLKPVPYGGIQLIYIPEFPALATKWSELLIDIISNKITIDKALKEEQSFAVEVMKASGYIK from the coding sequence ATGATTCATAAAATAATTATAAAAAGAATTTATGAAATAAATATTATTCTTATTTTAATAGTATCATCCTTGCTAATAAACGAAGATTTTGCCTTTTCTGTGAATAAGGCAGTTACGTTTTCAACTTCAGAACAAGAACCCTACATCGGTAGCAAATTGGAAAACAATGGTTATGCTGCGAGCATAGTAAGTGAAGCTTATAGACGTATGGGATATAAAGTTAAATTTGAAATTTATCCATTTGTTAGGGCAAAGTTTTTAGCTGAGAATGGTAAGGTCGATGGCTTAATTCCGTCTAATTGTGATAAAACATCAGAAAAAAATTTTTCATTTTCAGATCCATTTCCAGGAAATAAATTGGTAATTTTAAAGAAAAAATCTTTTAAAATAGATGTTAATATAAATCCGAATTCTTTAAAAGAAACGCTTAAAAAATTGAATAAATATAGTTTTGGTGTGATAAGAGGAACTTCTATTTCACCTGAATTTGATTCGGCAAATTTTATAAATAAACAAGAGTCAGTGAATGAAATTCAATTAATCGATAAGCTTATGCATGATAGAATTGATTTTGCTGTTTTAGATAAATTTACTGTAGCTGATCTTATTGCAAAAGAAAGACCAAACTATATCGGTAAAATTGACGTTTTAAAGCCTGAAATTGCAAAAAATCCATTTCATATTGCTTTTTCTAAAAAAAATCCAGGCTATAAGAAATTACAGATAGATTTTAATAGAGGACTAAAGCTTATAGCAAATGATGGAACTTTAGAAAAAATAATGCAGGATTTTGGTTTTTTCACGAACAAAAAAAGTAAAGATGGTAAAATAAAAATAACAATTGGAGCTGTGTCAAATTATCAAATGCTGTTGATGAAAGAATTATCAAAGGAGTATGAAAAACAAAATCCACACGTCGAACTTGAATGGCGAATAATGGATGAAGTGACCTTTCGGCAGAGAATTTTAAGTGACTTTTTAATTGGCGATGGACAATTTGATGCCTTTACGATTGGTATTTTTGAGAGTTCACTCTGGCCTAAAGCAGGTTGGTTAGTGCCAATAACAAATTTGCCTGCAAGTTATAAAATCGATGACATGTTGAAAACTATTCGCAGTGCTCTAACTTATAAAAATAAATTATATGCCCTTCCATTTTATGGAGAGAGTTCAATTACATTTTATCGAAAAGATTTATTCCAAAAAGCAGGACTTACGATGCCAAATAACCCAACCTATAATGATATTCTAAAGTTTTTACCCCATTTACATGATGCAAAAAATGGAGTTTATGGAGTTTGTTTTAGAGGAGCATTAGGATGGGGCGCAAATGTTGCTCCTTTTAATACAATGTTAAATTCTGCTGGTGGGCGTTGGTTTGATGAAAAGTGGAATCCAACAATTGACACACCCGAATGGCAGAGAGCAGTTCAGTTGTATAAAGATTTAATTACAAAATATGGCCCTCCTGATCCGTGGAAATACAGTTTTAATGAAGCATTTGATCTCTTCGAAAATGGAAAATGTGCTATTTGGATAGAAGCCACTTCGCAGGCAGAACGAGTTGCCAATCCGAAAACTTCGAAAGTGTATAAAGATGTTGGTTATGTAAATGCCCCTTATGATGTGACACCAAAGGGTTCGTATTGGCTTTGGATATGGTCTTTGGCTATGCCCGTTTCTTCAAAATATCAAGCAGAAGCTGTTAAATTTATCACTTGGGCTACATCGCCAGAATATAATGAACTTGTGGTTAAGACAAATGGCTGGCTTTCTGTTTCTCCTGGAACAAGAACTTCAACCTATAAGAACAAAGAATACTTAAAGGTGGCACCATTTGCGCCTATTACTTTACAAACGATTGAATCCGCAAATCAATATGAACAAACTTTAAAACCTGTCCCCTATGGAGGAATTCAATTAATTTATATTCCGGAATTTCCAGCCTTAGCAACGAAATGGAGTGAGCTTTTGATAGATATAATTTCTAATAAAATCACAATTGATAAAGCCTTAAAGGAAGAGCAGAGTTTTGCTGTCGAAGTGATGAAAGCTTCAGGATATATTAAATAG
- a CDS encoding VOC family protein: MDPRPPRTPWLLPYLAVRDAKQSLDFYKKAFGFKSKTKPGKDGQIHHAEMTYKNNTLFMFAPEGAMGDKAKSPASSLNPPPNMLYVYVDNVDKFYKNAIANGARGTMEPEDTYWGDRMCALVDIDGYAWGFGKLIKKKASAKKSTKKKAAKKTVKKKSAKKTPKTKSAKSTKKKSSKKKVAKKKSAKKK, from the coding sequence ATGGATCCTCGTCCTCCCCGTACGCCATGGTTGTTACCTTATTTAGCTGTTCGCGATGCTAAACAATCATTGGATTTTTACAAAAAAGCGTTTGGCTTTAAATCAAAAACTAAGCCTGGTAAAGATGGACAGATACATCATGCAGAGATGACCTATAAAAATAATACTTTATTTATGTTTGCTCCAGAAGGAGCAATGGGAGATAAAGCAAAATCTCCAGCTTCGAGTTTAAATCCTCCACCCAATATGCTTTACGTATATGTAGATAACGTCGATAAATTCTATAAAAATGCAATAGCAAACGGTGCTCGAGGTACCATGGAGCCAGAAGACACATATTGGGGTGACAGAATGTGTGCCTTGGTTGATATTGATGGATATGCTTGGGGATTTGGCAAGTTAATTAAAAAGAAAGCTTCAGCAAAAAAATCGACCAAGAAGAAAGCAGCAAAGAAAACTGTGAAGAAAAAGTCAGCTAAAAAAACGCCTAAAACAAAAAGCGCTAAAAGTACAAAAAAGAAATCTTCGAAAAAAAAAGTAGCTAAGAAAAAATCTGCGAAGAAAAAATAA
- a CDS encoding GIY-YIG nuclease family protein has protein sequence MNWIVYIIESSSGYLYTGITTNIERRLGEHASGKKGAKFFRFSAPKEILHIENYQTRSEASKREWVIKKMSREKKLELIALEKKCSKVSSKNID, from the coding sequence TTGAATTGGATTGTTTATATTATTGAATCATCTTCTGGCTATCTATATACAGGCATAACAACAAATATAGAACGTAGGCTTGGAGAGCATGCCAGCGGTAAAAAAGGAGCTAAGTTTTTTCGCTTCTCTGCTCCTAAAGAAATACTTCATATCGAAAACTATCAAACGCGTTCAGAAGCATCTAAACGCGAGTGGGTAATTAAAAAAATGTCGCGTGAGAAGAAGCTCGAATTAATTGCTTTAGAAAAAAAATGTTCAAAAGTTTCGTCCAAAAATATTGACTAA
- a CDS encoding alkylphosphonate utilization protein: MDVKDSSGNILSDGDSVKPNKDLKVKGSSMVIKRGTVIKKIKIIEDNEKEIECRVDGVGLKLEVRWLQKV; encoded by the coding sequence ATGGATGTAAAAGACAGCAGTGGGAATATTTTAAGCGATGGAGATTCAGTAAAACCCAACAAAGACTTAAAAGTTAAAGGGTCCTCAATGGTTATCAAACGAGGAACAGTGATTAAAAAAATAAAAATAATTGAAGACAATGAAAAAGAAATAGAGTGCCGTGTAGATGGGGTAGGTCTAAAACTCGAAGTTCGCTGGCTGCAAAAAGTTTAA
- the fliW gene encoding flagellar assembly protein FliW, which produces MKLNTSRFGEIEISESDLLNLPEGLIGFPELNQFILLDHDTDSPFKWLQSINDPSMAFIVISPLSFRPDYMVEVTEEEVSALKLANPDEAVISVIVTIPMDPKKMSANLKAPLVFNLSNKLGKQVILKDPQYQTKHFIMEEMKRYSQRESQNDLKKAIQQQLANKVENEASSKG; this is translated from the coding sequence TTGAAATTAAACACTTCGCGTTTTGGAGAAATTGAAATAAGTGAGAGTGATTTGCTCAATCTGCCTGAAGGATTGATTGGTTTTCCTGAACTCAATCAGTTCATTTTGTTAGATCATGATACCGACTCACCTTTTAAATGGTTACAGTCTATTAATGATCCTTCTATGGCATTTATTGTGATTAGCCCACTTTCATTTAGACCAGACTACATGGTTGAAGTAACAGAAGAAGAGGTTTCAGCATTGAAATTAGCTAATCCAGATGAAGCCGTTATTTCAGTTATTGTCACGATTCCAATGGATCCTAAGAAAATGAGCGCCAATTTAAAAGCTCCTCTGGTGTTTAATTTAAGTAACAAACTTGGCAAACAAGTCATTTTGAAAGATCCTCAATACCAGACAAAGCATTTTATAATGGAAGAAATGAAAAGATATTCTCAAAGAGAGTCACAAAACGATCTCAAAAAAGCAATTCAGCAGCAACTTGCAAATAAAGTTGAAAATGAAGCCAGCTCAAAAGGCTAA
- a CDS encoding substrate-binding periplasmic protein, translated as MIILIFLSSIFLIFPALASEKIIIQYHIRPPFFIEDPKTGLVNSGVIYKLVTNIMNDTKIPFEFEKMSFARTMLEIKQNSRRICYPAANYNSERKKYANFSVPFFKDKNFVIIARKDDKRIPSNANTEELLNNNDLKLLLKIGYSYGDEIDKKLLNYKNYSPSMGAQKESKSLLISSMNNLQMIETISNKEADYFFMGGNEAEFILTYFEKNAKNLRIVPLANAISGSVRHFMCTLRVEKEEIDKINNSIKKIMRTGN; from the coding sequence ATGATAATATTGATATTTTTATCATCTATATTTCTTATTTTTCCCGCTTTGGCAAGTGAAAAAATAATAATTCAATATCATATAAGACCTCCTTTCTTTATCGAAGATCCAAAAACAGGGTTAGTTAACAGTGGAGTAATATATAAATTGGTCACGAATATAATGAATGATACAAAAATCCCTTTTGAGTTTGAAAAAATGTCATTTGCACGAACTATGTTAGAAATAAAACAAAATAGTAGAAGAATTTGTTATCCTGCTGCAAATTATAATAGTGAGAGAAAGAAATATGCAAATTTTAGTGTTCCTTTTTTTAAAGATAAAAATTTTGTTATTATTGCAAGAAAAGATGATAAACGCATTCCAAGTAATGCAAATACTGAAGAATTATTAAATAATAATGATTTAAAATTACTATTAAAAATTGGCTATAGTTATGGCGATGAAATAGATAAAAAATTGTTGAATTATAAAAATTATTCGCCTTCTATGGGTGCACAAAAAGAATCTAAAAGTTTGTTAATTTCCTCAATGAACAATTTGCAAATGATAGAAACAATTTCGAATAAAGAAGCAGATTATTTTTTTATGGGTGGAAATGAAGCAGAATTTATTTTAACTTATTTTGAAAAAAATGCAAAAAATCTAAGAATTGTACCTCTTGCTAATGCAATTTCAGGTTCTGTCCGTCACTTTATGTGCACTTTGAGAGTAGAAAAAGAAGAAATAGATAAGATTAATAATTCTATAAAAAAGATAATGCGCACCGGAAATTAA
- a CDS encoding ABC transporter substrate binding protein, with the protein MHKYIWKTIILFFLLSECVFAGEKDIVVIESYSKNYKWDLDYTNEIIKRLGSHYKIHLFEMNTKVLPKSQHEGEALKGWDFILKINPTLVILGDDAALKYLGPKVEEKKIRTVYLGINNNPRVYFKSTPKYVTGILERPLIRRSALFIKDIIPKAKNVLILFDKDRTSEIVFEDFFLSKPSVVFSDVKFDIFLVDKFAKWKNIILQSPKKYDAIVVGLYHTLVDENSKNVDSNDVIKWTSENAKIPLFAFWDFAVGKNKAMGGLVLPGAGQGKAAAGISEKILKDKNILPGSILPIYLQEGIFIFSKYELKKANIKLPESIQNNSTFID; encoded by the coding sequence ATGCACAAATATATTTGGAAAACGATAATTCTATTCTTTCTCTTATCCGAATGCGTTTTTGCTGGAGAAAAAGACATCGTTGTTATAGAAAGTTACAGTAAGAATTACAAATGGGATTTAGACTACACCAATGAAATAATTAAAAGACTGGGTTCGCATTATAAAATTCATTTATTTGAAATGAATACAAAGGTTTTACCAAAGTCTCAGCATGAAGGAGAGGCACTCAAAGGCTGGGATTTTATTTTAAAAATAAATCCCACTCTTGTTATTCTAGGAGATGATGCTGCTTTAAAATACTTGGGGCCTAAAGTTGAAGAAAAGAAAATTCGCACAGTATATCTAGGTATAAATAACAACCCAAGAGTTTATTTTAAATCCACACCAAAATATGTGACAGGAATACTTGAACGACCATTGATAAGGCGCTCAGCTTTATTTATAAAAGATATTATTCCAAAAGCAAAAAATGTACTTATATTATTTGACAAAGATCGAACTTCTGAAATTGTTTTTGAGGATTTCTTTTTAAGTAAACCAAGTGTGGTATTCTCGGACGTTAAATTTGATATTTTTTTAGTTGATAAATTCGCCAAATGGAAAAATATAATTTTACAAAGTCCAAAAAAATATGACGCTATTGTCGTTGGCTTGTACCACACTTTAGTTGATGAAAATTCAAAAAATGTAGATTCTAATGATGTCATAAAATGGACTTCAGAAAATGCAAAAATTCCATTATTTGCTTTTTGGGATTTCGCAGTTGGAAAAAATAAAGCAATGGGAGGACTTGTCCTGCCTGGTGCAGGTCAAGGTAAAGCAGCGGCAGGAATTTCAGAGAAAATTTTAAAAGATAAAAACATTTTACCAGGTAGTATTTTACCTATTTACTTACAAGAAGGTATTTTTATATTCAGCAAATACGAATTAAAAAAAGCAAATATAAAACTTCCTGAATCTATACAGAATAATTCGACTTTTATTGACTAG
- a CDS encoding serine hydrolase domain-containing protein, with the protein MKFKILITFLILFFTKNTLSKEAEKIVEKNITLVVDNKKMNIDRARKYYKVPAVSIALINKNKIEWTYASGNKSASKNEKIDENTIFNFASMAKSISALVALKLVDKGVLKLDTDVNNELLSWKISIPEKFKGNFVTLRSLLNMTSGLGVSGFYGYAPEEKTPTLLETLNGKFPANNNAVLLEKKPGSEFSYSGGGYEVLELLIESVTKKSFREVAKNEVLQPLNLKNTSFSFSLEKNFNIAESTDKEGNSFSYPWRKSPELAAAGLWTTPTDFAKVLIELMRSYNNEKSLFSKSLTKEAFKKNKHTPYGFGFVLMGKDKNFHIMKLGQNAGYQGWFIAYPETGQGAVVITNSDNGRELAQDIIYSLAKKYAWPTDGKLLDVWMLTQNLSKVSDN; encoded by the coding sequence GTGAAATTTAAAATTTTAATTACTTTTTTAATATTATTTTTTACAAAAAATACTTTAAGCAAAGAGGCAGAGAAAATTGTAGAAAAAAATATTACATTAGTCGTTGATAATAAAAAGATGAATATAGATCGTGCTAGAAAATATTATAAAGTGCCAGCAGTTAGCATAGCTCTTATCAATAAAAATAAAATTGAATGGACATATGCAAGTGGAAATAAATCTGCAAGTAAAAATGAAAAAATTGATGAAAATACAATATTTAATTTTGCATCAATGGCAAAATCCATATCTGCTTTAGTTGCTCTTAAATTGGTTGATAAAGGAGTTTTAAAATTAGATACAGATGTTAATAATGAATTATTGAGCTGGAAAATAAGCATTCCAGAAAAATTTAAAGGAAATTTTGTAACTTTAAGATCGCTCTTAAATATGACTTCGGGATTGGGTGTAAGCGGTTTTTACGGTTATGCACCTGAAGAAAAAACTCCCACTTTACTAGAAACTTTAAACGGAAAATTTCCCGCCAACAACAATGCTGTGCTTTTAGAAAAAAAACCAGGAAGTGAATTCAGCTACTCGGGGGGCGGGTATGAAGTTCTAGAGCTATTAATCGAAAGTGTTACAAAAAAATCATTTAGAGAAGTTGCAAAAAATGAAGTACTTCAACCTTTAAATTTAAAAAATACCTCATTTTCTTTTTCGCTCGAGAAGAATTTTAATATAGCTGAATCAACTGATAAAGAAGGAAATTCATTTTCATATCCTTGGAGGAAATCTCCAGAATTGGCTGCAGCAGGTTTATGGACTACCCCCACGGATTTTGCAAAAGTATTAATCGAATTGATGCGCTCATACAATAATGAAAAAAGTTTATTTTCTAAAAGCTTAACTAAAGAGGCATTTAAAAAAAATAAACATACTCCTTATGGTTTCGGCTTTGTGCTTATGGGCAAAGATAAAAATTTTCATATTATGAAATTGGGTCAAAATGCAGGTTATCAAGGATGGTTTATAGCTTATCCAGAAACAGGACAAGGTGCTGTTGTCATAACGAATTCAGACAATGGCCGAGAACTCGCTCAAGATATTATATATTCTTTGGCAAAAAAATATGCATGGCCGACTGATGGAAAATTATTGGATGTCTGGATGCTGACTCAAAATTTATCAAAAGTATCTGACAATTAG
- a CDS encoding SRPBCC family protein — MFFKVLAVLVIIAAGFFGYVALQPSDFRIVREIKVNTPAQLPFAYTNDLRKFSEWDPWAKIDPNAKMSYEGNQTGVGSIMNWDGNHKVGQGKATITESQPYSTVRMKLEMFKPYPFVNDVLFSFKEEGTQTNVTWEMTGKANFMYKLACVFMNRDKIIGGEFEKGLAQLKELVETKNPAKK; from the coding sequence ATGTTTTTTAAAGTTTTAGCTGTATTAGTTATAATTGCGGCTGGGTTTTTCGGATATGTTGCACTCCAACCTTCTGATTTCCGCATTGTCCGAGAAATTAAAGTAAACACTCCTGCACAACTGCCTTTTGCATATACGAATGATCTACGCAAATTTTCGGAATGGGATCCATGGGCTAAAATCGATCCGAATGCCAAAATGTCTTATGAAGGAAATCAAACAGGAGTGGGTTCGATAATGAACTGGGATGGCAATCATAAGGTTGGACAAGGAAAGGCAACAATTACTGAATCTCAACCCTATTCCACTGTTCGTATGAAACTCGAAATGTTTAAACCTTATCCATTCGTCAACGATGTACTCTTTTCTTTTAAAGAAGAAGGGACGCAAACGAATGTAACTTGGGAGATGACTGGAAAAGCAAATTTTATGTATAAACTCGCATGCGTCTTTATGAATAGAGATAAAATTATTGGAGGGGAATTTGAAAAAGGTTTAGCTCAACTTAAGGAATTGGTCGAAACTAAAAATCCTGCAAAAAAATAA